A segment of the Patescibacteria group bacterium genome:
AAAAAGAAGCAATTCCTGAAAATGGTAAAGGAAAATTTGCTGGTAAAACGTTTGTGCTCACAGGAACTTTACAAACCTTGGGACGAGATGATGCTAAAAGGCTTATTCGAGAACAGGGAGGTGATGTTGCTGGATCGGTCTCTAAAAATACAGATTATGTTGTGGCAGGAGAAAGCGCTGGATCAAAACTTGATAAAGCACAGGAACTTGGTATAACCATAGTGACCGAAGAAGAATTTCAGAAATTACTCAAGTAATGCTACTATAAATATATGATTTCAGTTGAACAACTACGCAAACTTGCAGCCTTAGCACGCATTAAGGTAGCCCCAGAAGAAGAAGAAAAATTAGCTGCTGATATGGGTGGAATCTTAGATTATGTAAATCAGATTCAAGAAATTTCGGGTGATGCTCCTAAATCACAAGAAAAAACAAAAAATGTTTTGCGGGAAGATACAAATCCTCATGAATCAGGTATTCATACTGAAGCTATTTTAAATGAAGCACCAAAGCGTGAAGGTGATTACCTAAAAGTAAAAAAGATTCTCGGCTAATTTCTGAATACTACCTCTATGATCAATCTTAAAGACCTGACAATTAGAAAAGCACACGAAGCACTTGTGAAAGGCGATTTTACTGCAGTTGAATTAGCACAAGCCTACCTTTCAGAAATAGAAAAGAAAAATAAAGAACTTAATGCATTTCTTGAAGTATACTCGGATGTACTTACCCAAGCAGAAGCTGCAGATGCAAAGATAAAAGCAGGGAAGGCAACACTTCTTACTGGAATTCCTATATCTATCAAAGATAATATTTTAATCAAAGGCAAGAAAGTTAGTTCAGCATCAAAGATGCTCGAGAATTATACTGGTACCTATGATGCAACTGTAATCACAAAATTAAAAGAAGAAGGTGCTGTATTTATTGGTCGCACAAACATGGATGAATTTGCCATGGGTGGCTCAACAGAGAACTCTGCGTTTGGAGTTGTAAAGAACCCTTACGACACAGCTCGAGTGCCTGGAGGCTCTTCTGGAGGTGCTGCAGCTGCTGTAGCTGCCGATATGTGTTTGGTGTCACTTGGATCAGATACTGGTGGATCAATCCGACAACCAGCAAGTTATACAAATCTCGTTGGATTAAAACCAACATACGGTGCAGTATCTCGACATGGTCTTATGGCAATGACATCTTCATTTGACCAAATTGGTCCACTCACAAAAACTGTAGAAGATGCAGAAATTGTTTTTAATGCAATTAAAGGTAAAGATATAATGGATGCAACAAGTATCGATACTCCAACATCTACTGAATTAAGTGAAACAAAAGATAAAAAATATAAGATTGGAATTCCTTATGAGTTCTTAAAAGAGGGAGTTGATGCTGATGTACTTCAAAACTTTAATGAATCTATAGATTTACTCAAAAAACATGGATGTGAAATTGTTGATATCTCACTCCCAAACATTCGCTATGCACTCGGTGTTTATTATATAATTGTACCAGCAGAGGTTTCTTCAAACCTCGCGCGATTTGATGGAGTGAAGTATGGACTTCATAAAGATGGGAAAGATCTTTTGGAGGATTACTTACTTACTCGACAAGAAGGATTCGGTAAAGAAGTTCGACGGCGAATTATGCTTGGTACGTATGTGCTTTCATCAGGTTATTATGATGCATATTATAATAAAGCAATGAAAGTGCGAGAATTACTCAAGCAAGATTTTGAAAAAGTATTTAGTAGTGTAGATGCAGTGCTTGTTCCTACATCACCAATGCCTGCATTTAAGATCGGAGAAAAATCTGAAAATCCTCTTGCCATGTATCTTGCTGATATCTTTACCGTATCAGCAAATATCACATCGCTTCCAGCTATGTCAGTACCTGCCGGATTTGTAGAGAGAGAAGGAAAGCAGCTACCAGTCGGTATTCAGTTTACTGCACCATATGCAGAAGAGCCGACCCTCTTCGCACTTGGGAAGTTGTTTGAAGGTCTTCGCTCATAAGCTACATGGCTGAAGAAAAAAAAGATTTTAAAGATAAAAAAGATGCACCTCCAAAGGAGGAGAAGCCTGCTCCAAAAGCAGATGCTGCAACTGATGCTACAGGAATTTTAATTCTGGTTATTCTTTTTATGGGAGTCTCTACAGCAGTGGGAGGCTTCTTTGCTACACGAGGTGGATTTAGTGTTGATGGTGTATTAAATTATTTTCTCAATTTAATACCTGATTATGTAATACTTTTCATTCGAAGACTTACTGCTTCATATATTATTTTCGTAAACCTCCTTTCATTTATATTTGTAATTGGAATAGTTTACTCATTTATTAAATGGAGAAAGGTAGAAGACAAGTGGTATGCTGCTCTTTATCCTACACCCGTACCTATGGATGAAATTTCAGAAAAGAAAAATCAAAAATGGGAACGTATAGTCGCCCATATTTCATCAGACAATTCTAGTGATTGGAGATTGGCGATTCTTGAAGCAGATATAATGCTTGATGATTTATTGGATCATTTGGGATACGTAGGGGATACTATTGGAGATAAGCTTAAAA
Coding sequences within it:
- the gatA gene encoding Asp-tRNA(Asn)/Glu-tRNA(Gln) amidotransferase subunit GatA codes for the protein MINLKDLTIRKAHEALVKGDFTAVELAQAYLSEIEKKNKELNAFLEVYSDVLTQAEAADAKIKAGKATLLTGIPISIKDNILIKGKKVSSASKMLENYTGTYDATVITKLKEEGAVFIGRTNMDEFAMGGSTENSAFGVVKNPYDTARVPGGSSGGAAAAVAADMCLVSLGSDTGGSIRQPASYTNLVGLKPTYGAVSRHGLMAMTSSFDQIGPLTKTVEDAEIVFNAIKGKDIMDATSIDTPTSTELSETKDKKYKIGIPYEFLKEGVDADVLQNFNESIDLLKKHGCEIVDISLPNIRYALGVYYIIVPAEVSSNLARFDGVKYGLHKDGKDLLEDYLLTRQEGFGKEVRRRIMLGTYVLSSGYYDAYYNKAMKVRELLKQDFEKVFSSVDAVLVPTSPMPAFKIGEKSENPLAMYLADIFTVSANITSLPAMSVPAGFVEREGKQLPVGIQFTAPYAEEPTLFALGKLFEGLRS
- the gatC gene encoding Asp-tRNA(Asn)/Glu-tRNA(Gln) amidotransferase subunit GatC, producing MISVEQLRKLAALARIKVAPEEEEKLAADMGGILDYVNQIQEISGDAPKSQEKTKNVLREDTNPHESGIHTEAILNEAPKREGDYLKVKKILG